A stretch of the Mycobacterium shigaense genome encodes the following:
- a CDS encoding HAD-IA family hydrolase: protein MFDIDGTLIDSTATVEQSWRTWADEYGVDHEVLLGVCHGRRTEDTVAQFIAPRDRVAATARQLALQELADLDGVLELPGARRLLDALPGGHWAAVTSGPRSLMAARLAAAGLPAPKLLIGAEDVTNGKPDPESYLKAAAALGVEAQECLVVEDAPAGVGAGRAAGAQVLAVTTTHRAAELADADVVVTDLSCVRVKVTDAGVDLLVVESGGQRAN from the coding sequence TTGTTCGACATCGACGGCACCTTGATCGATTCAACCGCGACAGTCGAACAGTCCTGGCGTACGTGGGCCGATGAATACGGCGTCGACCACGAAGTGCTGCTCGGGGTCTGCCATGGCAGGCGGACCGAGGACACTGTCGCTCAATTCATCGCACCGCGCGACCGGGTCGCGGCGACGGCTCGGCAACTCGCGCTGCAAGAGTTGGCAGATCTGGATGGTGTCCTGGAGCTACCGGGAGCGCGCCGACTGCTTGATGCGCTGCCGGGGGGTCACTGGGCCGCAGTGACGTCCGGTCCCCGCTCGTTGATGGCTGCTCGCCTGGCGGCAGCGGGGCTCCCCGCCCCCAAGCTGCTGATCGGCGCGGAAGATGTCACGAACGGCAAGCCAGACCCCGAGAGCTACCTCAAAGCCGCCGCCGCATTGGGCGTCGAGGCGCAGGAGTGCCTGGTGGTCGAGGATGCGCCCGCGGGCGTCGGCGCTGGCCGAGCCGCAGGGGCACAAGTGCTCGCCGTCACGACCACTCACCGCGCCGCCGAACTGGCGGACGCCGACGTCGTCGTAACCGATCTATCCTGCGTGCGTGTCAAGGTCACCGATGCCGGTGTCGACTTGCTGGTCGTCGAAAGCGGTGGACAGCGCGCCAATTGA
- a CDS encoding DUF3072 domain-containing protein, producing MTDDTRQAPQENPEKDTSEWVTGDEPMTGPQRSYLRTLAQEADREVPEDLTKAQASDLIDALQQQTGRSAD from the coding sequence ATGACCGACGACACGCGGCAAGCACCGCAGGAAAATCCCGAGAAGGACACGTCTGAATGGGTTACCGGCGACGAGCCGATGACCGGCCCGCAGCGCAGTTACCTGCGCACGCTGGCGCAGGAGGCCGACCGCGAGGTGCCCGAGGATCTGACGAAGGCGCAGGCTTCGGATCTCATCGACGCGTTGCAACAACAGACGGGCCGCAGCGCCGACTGA
- a CDS encoding NtaA/DmoA family FMN-dependent monooxygenase (This protein belongs to a clade of FMN-dependent monooxygenases, within a broader family of flavin-dependent oxidoreductases, the luciferase-like monooxygenase (LMM) family, some of whose members use coenzyme F420 rather than FMN.), protein MSSTSLHFNAFIWPNGYHEAAWRVVDGDVRNVLGLSYYTDLARIAERGLMDSIFLADNMAIAEYRATYLPQTQFDPIAVLSAQAAVTDRIGLIGTGSTTYSKPWELARRFATLDHLSGGRAGWNIVTTVTPLAAAAFGEPFHPEHADRYAQAHEFVDAVTQVWDSWDDDAVIGDRERGVWADRAKLHAPRFHGKYYDVEGVQPFPRSPQGHPVLVQAGQSAAGVGLAARYAEIVFSGPPSLEAAVAFRAKLHEQAAAVGRQPDHIKVLPALMITLGGTEAEARGRAQRLEALENPEFRWQNTLYIAGFDPDGFDPDAPLPAELWTGRSAPSSRAEQLFAASRARPEASLREIANQVTGGLAGQTHFVGTPEQLADHVTSWQDAGAADGFTIMGSTLPHELTTFVDHVVPILQRDGRFRTEYAGSTLRDHLGLERPAK, encoded by the coding sequence GTGAGCTCGACGTCTCTGCACTTCAACGCTTTCATCTGGCCGAACGGCTATCACGAGGCCGCGTGGCGCGTCGTCGACGGCGATGTGCGCAATGTGCTGGGTCTGTCCTACTACACCGATCTCGCGCGCATCGCCGAACGCGGGTTGATGGACTCGATCTTCTTGGCAGACAACATGGCCATCGCCGAATATCGCGCCACGTACCTGCCTCAGACGCAGTTCGACCCGATAGCGGTGCTCTCGGCACAGGCAGCGGTCACCGACCGCATCGGGCTGATCGGGACCGGCTCGACGACCTACAGCAAGCCCTGGGAGCTGGCTCGCCGCTTCGCGACGCTCGACCACCTCAGCGGCGGCCGCGCCGGCTGGAACATCGTCACCACCGTCACCCCGCTCGCCGCGGCGGCCTTCGGCGAGCCATTCCACCCCGAGCACGCCGATCGCTACGCGCAGGCCCACGAATTCGTCGACGCCGTCACCCAGGTCTGGGACAGCTGGGACGACGACGCGGTTATCGGCGACCGCGAACGCGGCGTGTGGGCAGACCGCGCCAAGTTGCATGCGCCGCGCTTTCACGGCAAGTACTACGACGTCGAGGGTGTCCAGCCATTTCCGCGCAGCCCGCAGGGCCACCCGGTACTCGTGCAAGCGGGACAATCGGCCGCGGGCGTCGGGCTGGCCGCGCGATACGCCGAGATCGTCTTCTCCGGGCCTCCCTCACTCGAGGCGGCGGTCGCTTTCCGGGCCAAGCTGCACGAGCAGGCCGCGGCCGTCGGTCGTCAACCCGACCACATCAAGGTGCTGCCCGCGTTGATGATCACGCTAGGCGGCACCGAAGCCGAAGCCCGGGGACGCGCGCAGCGCCTCGAAGCCCTGGAGAACCCCGAATTTCGTTGGCAGAACACGCTTTACATAGCGGGGTTTGACCCCGACGGCTTCGATCCCGATGCTCCGTTGCCCGCCGAACTCTGGACCGGGCGGTCGGCGCCGTCAAGCCGCGCCGAGCAGCTGTTCGCAGCCTCGCGGGCGCGGCCCGAGGCTTCGTTGAGGGAGATCGCCAACCAGGTGACCGGCGGGCTGGCGGGACAGACGCATTTCGTCGGCACGCCGGAGCAGCTGGCCGACCATGTGACCTCGTGGCAGGACGCAGGCGCAGCAGACGGGTTCACAATTATGGGCTCGACGCTGCCGCACGAGCTTACGACGTTCGTCGATCATGTCGTTCCGATCCTGCAGCGGGATGGCCGATTCCGCACCGAGTACGCGGGGTCCACCTTGCGCGATCACCTCGGGCTGGAACGGCCGGCTAAATAA
- a CDS encoding ATP-grasp domain-containing protein produces MANMVSRKLKISGERWSKPARENMSHTTDLRLKNPDLHVAIFGKHSRDWMVALGPRARLWKGALPVKSVQLLHENSDLSSWNDEKRANTVIIPLLEKHITTLPDGFRHLTSPHDLIAKVSDKKKLHDFLARSGFQEYLPAVFGEGEAVRYPCVVKRLDLYAGDGVRIAHDIEQLVSHLRDPLFRQHPYQIQELIAGEFEYVTHLVCKSGEILEEHSFEYRMRGPAEIRRFRSPVEFNRSTQSDEVMSIFSRIVRSLNFTGPCNVNFKLIDGRPVVFEINPRLGGSLMKKESIEALAKVVRAILDHADQ; encoded by the coding sequence ATGGCGAACATGGTTTCCCGAAAGCTCAAGATCAGCGGCGAACGCTGGTCGAAGCCCGCCCGCGAAAACATGAGCCATACAACGGATTTGCGCCTGAAAAACCCGGACCTACACGTTGCGATTTTCGGCAAACATAGCCGTGATTGGATGGTTGCACTCGGTCCTCGGGCACGGCTGTGGAAGGGGGCGCTTCCGGTTAAGAGCGTCCAGCTGTTACATGAAAATAGTGATTTGTCCTCGTGGAACGATGAAAAGCGAGCGAACACCGTCATCATCCCATTGCTGGAAAAACATATAACAACACTTCCCGATGGTTTCCGACACTTAACTTCTCCGCACGATCTCATAGCGAAAGTATCGGACAAGAAGAAATTGCACGACTTTCTTGCCCGCTCTGGATTCCAAGAATATCTTCCTGCCGTCTTCGGCGAGGGAGAAGCGGTACGTTATCCCTGTGTCGTCAAGCGACTCGACCTGTACGCCGGAGACGGCGTCAGGATCGCCCACGACATCGAGCAGCTTGTGTCGCACCTGCGTGATCCACTCTTCCGTCAACATCCCTATCAAATTCAAGAGCTCATTGCCGGCGAGTTCGAATACGTCACTCACTTGGTGTGTAAATCGGGCGAGATCCTTGAGGAACATTCGTTCGAGTACCGAATGCGAGGACCCGCGGAGATTCGGCGGTTCCGCAGCCCGGTTGAGTTCAACAGGTCGACACAGAGCGATGAAGTGATGTCGATATTTTCGCGGATCGTGAGGAGCTTGAACTTCACCGGTCCCTGTAATGTGAATTTCAAGCTTATCGACGGGCGTCCAGTAGTCTTCGAGATAAATCCGCGGCTTGGCGGATCACTGATGAAAAAAGAGAGCATCGAGGCGCTCGCCAAAGTCGTCCGGGCGATTCTTGATCATGCGGACCAGTAA
- a CDS encoding class I SAM-dependent methyltransferase, producing MTTATKRAQYEYIHETLQHQTTALDFTLSLLENSYKFHFPDNSSDVHTVLEDVRKYLLAADNGRELYQATEEVHARFFTSEGDGSWFSEGYSAYKSQRKPVQDFNNLADAISGSTVLDFGSGRGHLAALIARAGFDCYTTDVMDYRGPEAGHLPFRQMASPVDVPYADDMFDSAIVKTVLHHVDEPDLIPLLLNLRRVARRLIIEEDTYGVPAAKSDAGAGQIELREFNKLDEDDQFRALVLIDFFGNAVAQGLVDMNFGCQFKRVSEWHSLFDSLGFRVVDTDVVGFRPGNIHKACQVRFVVERGEI from the coding sequence GTGACAACGGCCACCAAACGGGCTCAATACGAGTACATTCATGAGACTCTGCAACACCAAACCACAGCTCTGGACTTCACTTTGTCGCTGCTCGAAAATAGTTACAAATTCCACTTTCCTGACAACTCCAGCGATGTACATACCGTCCTGGAGGATGTGCGTAAGTATTTGCTGGCGGCCGATAATGGGCGTGAGCTTTACCAGGCAACCGAAGAGGTGCACGCGCGATTCTTCACGTCCGAGGGAGACGGGTCATGGTTCAGCGAGGGGTACTCGGCGTATAAGTCGCAGCGTAAGCCGGTACAAGACTTCAACAACCTCGCCGACGCCATTAGCGGTAGCACGGTACTCGACTTCGGCAGCGGGCGCGGCCATTTAGCTGCGCTGATCGCGCGCGCCGGCTTTGATTGCTACACCACCGACGTCATGGACTACCGCGGCCCCGAGGCTGGTCATCTACCCTTCCGGCAGATGGCTTCGCCCGTTGACGTCCCCTACGCGGACGACATGTTTGACAGTGCGATCGTCAAAACTGTCCTTCACCACGTCGATGAGCCCGATTTGATTCCGTTGCTGCTTAATTTGCGGCGTGTTGCACGGCGACTGATCATCGAGGAAGATACCTACGGCGTGCCCGCGGCGAAATCGGACGCCGGAGCAGGACAAATCGAGCTACGCGAATTCAATAAATTGGATGAAGACGATCAATTTCGGGCTCTGGTGCTCATTGATTTCTTTGGTAATGCTGTCGCCCAGGGCCTTGTCGATATGAATTTCGGCTGTCAGTTCAAGCGGGTTAGCGAGTGGCATTCACTATTCGATAGCCTCGGCTTCCGTGTCGTGGATACTGACGTCGTCGGTTTCCGCCCCGGTAATATCCACAAAGCGTGCCAGGTTCGCTTCGTCGTCGAGCGCGGGGAAATATAA
- a CDS encoding nitroreductase family deazaflavin-dependent oxidoreductase, protein MTRVGSALGKHLAPRFDKLVIPRTNGRLSTMGIDKVGLVTTTGAKSGQPRSQPLALLDDGDGLLAIASNYGQEKHPGWSANLLAHPDCTVELNGPPRPYRAELLEGDERAKAWATANDVYAGYENYRKNCEPRQIRIFRLRPVAGDSGSES, encoded by the coding sequence ATGACCCGCGTCGGCTCTGCGCTCGGGAAGCATCTGGCGCCGCGATTCGACAAGTTGGTGATCCCGCGGACCAACGGCCGGCTGAGCACGATGGGCATCGACAAGGTCGGGCTCGTCACGACCACCGGCGCCAAGTCGGGTCAGCCACGCTCGCAGCCGTTGGCGTTGCTCGACGACGGCGACGGCTTGCTCGCCATCGCATCGAATTACGGCCAGGAGAAGCATCCGGGGTGGAGCGCCAACCTCCTGGCGCATCCGGACTGCACGGTCGAGCTCAACGGTCCGCCGCGGCCATACCGGGCCGAACTGCTCGAGGGCGACGAGCGCGCCAAAGCGTGGGCGACAGCCAACGACGTCTACGCCGGATACGAGAATTACCGGAAGAACTGCGAGCCCCGACAGATCCGGATCTTTCGACTTCGCCCGGTCGCTGGCGACTCGGGGAGTGAGAGCTGA
- a CDS encoding IS3 family transposase (programmed frameshift) produces the protein MARPYPREFRDDVVRVAGNRDDGVTLEQIAADFGVHPITLSKWLRQADVDDGSKPGRATTDSVELREARRRIKLLEQENEVLRRAAAYLSQSNLPKRLYPLVKELAANGIPVAVTCRVLKLARQPYYRWLADPVTDAEYVAAHRANALFDAHHDDPEFGYRFLVEEARDAGQPMAERTAWRICADNGWWSAFGKRRRGKNGKVGPPVHDDLVGRDFTAEAPNQLWLADITEHRTAEGKLYLCAIKDVFSNRIVGYSIDSRMKSRLATQALASAIARRGDVAGCVVHSDRGSQFRSRRFVHALGRCDMVGSMGRVGAAGDNAAMESFFSLLQKNVLDRRRWDTREQLRIAIVTWIERTYHRRRRQLALGRLTPVEFEAIMTTPANQAA, from the exons ATGGCACGGCCCTATCCCCGCGAGTTCCGCGACGACGTGGTGCGCGTGGCCGGCAACCGCGACGACGGTGTGACGCTTGAGCAGATCGCCGCCGATTTCGGGGTGCATCCGATCACGTTGTCGAAGTGGCTGCGCCAGGCCGATGTGGACGATGGCTCCAAGCCCGGCAGGGCCACCACCGATTCGGTAGAGCTACGAGAGGCGCGTCGGCGGATCAAGCTGCTCGAGCAGGAGAACGAGGTACTACGCCGGGCCGCGGCGTATCTGTCGCAGTCCAACCTGCCG AAAAGGCTCTACCCGCTCGTGAAAGAGCTCGCCGCCAACGGGATTCCCGTGGCGGTGACGTGCCGGGTCCTCAAGCTCGCCCGCCAGCCCTATTACCGCTGGCTGGCTGATCCGGTCACCGACGCCGAATACGTTGCGGCGCATCGGGCCAACGCCTTATTCGACGCCCACCACGATGACCCGGAGTTCGGCTACCGTTTCCTGGTCGAAGAGGCCCGAGATGCCGGCCAACCGATGGCCGAGCGCACCGCGTGGCGGATCTGCGCCGACAACGGCTGGTGGAGTGCGTTCGGCAAGCGCAGGCGGGGCAAGAACGGAAAGGTCGGGCCGCCAGTACACGATGATCTGGTCGGCCGAGACTTCACCGCTGAGGCACCAAATCAATTGTGGCTGGCGGATATTACTGAACATCGCACCGCCGAAGGCAAACTCTACCTGTGTGCGATCAAGGACGTGTTCTCCAACCGCATTGTCGGCTACAGCATCGACTCGCGAATGAAATCACGACTGGCCACCCAAGCCTTGGCCAGCGCCATAGCCCGTCGCGGTGACGTCGCCGGCTGCGTGGTCCACAGCGACCGCGGCAGTCAATTTCGCAGCCGACGATTCGTCCACGCCCTGGGCCGCTGCGACATGGTCGGTTCCATGGGCCGCGTCGGCGCGGCCGGCGACAACGCCGCCATGGAGAGCTTCTTCAGCCTGTTGCAGAAGAACGTTTTGGACCGCCGCCGCTGGGACACCCGAGAACAGCTCCGCATCGCCATCGTCACCTGGATCGAACGCACCTACCACCGGCGACGGCGACAACTCGCTCTCGGCCGGTTGACCCCCGTCGAGTTCGAAGCAATCATGACCACACCGGCCAATCAGGCCGCGTGA
- a CDS encoding DUF4145 domain-containing protein translates to MLNHICWICKANTGHELVGDARFVGPEAGFQPEQLACAAYECSVCGGISVALAAFGTPPHVPLYQYMASVRGDQLMWRPSATETADYPHVPPHIAEAAKEAYECESNQHYRAAIMLARAVIEATAKDKGVEDGTLYNKIEVMATAGLIRTMIKDAAHGVRELGNEMAHGDFVDPISAEESQLVIHLMGEILNDVYQSPAATAQAQQSAQARRQGRNS, encoded by the coding sequence ATGCTCAATCACATTTGTTGGATATGCAAAGCCAACACAGGGCACGAACTGGTCGGTGATGCAAGGTTCGTTGGGCCAGAGGCGGGTTTCCAGCCAGAACAGCTGGCATGTGCCGCATACGAATGTTCAGTTTGCGGCGGCATATCAGTCGCATTGGCTGCCTTCGGGACGCCGCCCCATGTCCCGCTGTATCAGTACATGGCCTCCGTGCGCGGCGATCAACTTATGTGGCGTCCTTCAGCTACGGAAACGGCGGACTACCCTCACGTCCCTCCGCATATCGCGGAGGCTGCCAAAGAGGCATACGAATGTGAGAGCAATCAGCACTATCGTGCAGCGATCATGCTTGCCCGTGCGGTGATCGAGGCGACCGCAAAGGACAAGGGCGTAGAGGACGGAACCCTCTACAACAAGATCGAAGTCATGGCGACTGCTGGGCTGATTCGGACGATGATCAAGGACGCTGCGCATGGGGTGCGCGAGCTAGGCAACGAGATGGCTCACGGGGACTTTGTAGACCCAATCAGCGCGGAAGAATCGCAATTGGTTATTCACCTTATGGGCGAGATTTTGAACGATGTCTACCAATCGCCCGCCGCTACTGCACAGGCACAACAATCAGCGCAAGCTCGGAGGCAAGGCAGGAACTCGTAG
- a CDS encoding CDGP domain-containing protein, which translates to MKRCIVGGLAALLLSAGLMSSAPPASAGCQYGGGVISRCDGPIQPDGTWQRCVAVPRLIPNGASSYLVPDGHCDSMGPGRPPADLGFADPPTHIDG; encoded by the coding sequence ATGAAGCGCTGCATCGTCGGAGGGCTGGCCGCCCTGCTGCTGTCCGCGGGGCTGATGAGTTCGGCGCCGCCGGCCAGTGCCGGTTGCCAGTACGGGGGAGGCGTGATCAGTAGGTGTGACGGCCCCATTCAGCCCGACGGCACCTGGCAACGGTGCGTGGCGGTGCCCCGGTTGATTCCCAACGGCGCCAGCTCCTACCTGGTGCCCGACGGGCACTGCGATTCGATGGGGCCCGGCCGGCCGCCTGCGGATCTGGGGTTCGCCGACCCCCCGACGCACATCGACGGCTGA